In Limanda limanda chromosome 21, fLimLim1.1, whole genome shotgun sequence, a genomic segment contains:
- the pth3r gene encoding parathyroid hormone 3 receptor, with translation MLCAQGIGALALFHCVITATALIDSDDVITRDEQIYVLIGAHARCERSIQAQMAQVREGDCIPEWDGIICWPRSMEGQLVSVLCPEYIYDFNHGGRAYRQCDASGNWEQVSSINRTWANYTECTSYLSSNHRKQEEKVFERLHLMYTVGYSVSLASLMVAVSILCYFKRLHCTRNYIHIHLFTSFICRAVSIFVKDAVLYSISDDSRAEPDLTAQKPNMAGCKVAVTLFLYFLATNHYWILVEGLYLHSLIFMAFLSDKSYLWALTIIGWGVPAVFVSIWVSARASLADTQCWDISAGNLKWIYQVPILAAIVVNFLLFVNIIRVLASKLWETNTGKLDPRQQYRKLLKSTLVLMPLFGVHYMVFMALPYTDVTGLLWQVQMHYEMFFNSSQGFFVAFIYCFCNGEVQAEVKKAWLRRSLAQDLKQKTRMTSSGGGGSCYYGGMMSHTTTHSVSLSAVNPRVLPFTGAALGSGGAAGGGSGVRLPRHNLLQTQTTQLGFVPGDTETSGVFATHVRTSQGNNDSKSHALPSIQSSGAEDPENSLTLKELETIL, from the exons ATGTTGTGTGCACAGGGAATCGGTGCCCTCGCTCTTTTCCACTGTGTAATAACAGCGACTGCTCTG ATCGACTCAGATGATGTCATCACGCGAGACGAGCAGATCTACGTTCTGATTGGTGCTCACGCCAGGTGTGAAAGGAGCATCCAGGCACAGATGGCCCAGGTCAGAG AGGGCGACTGCATCCCAGAGTGGGACGGGATCATTTGCTGGCCACGGAGCATGGAGGGTCAGCTGGTCTCAGTGCTGTGTCCGGAGTACATCTACGACTTCAACCACGGAG GACGAGCCTACCGCCAGTGTGATGCCTCGGGAAACTGGGAGCAGGTGTCCAGCATCAACCGCACGTGGGCCAACTACACAGAGTGCACCTCATACCTGAGCTCCAACCACAGGAAGCAAGAAGAG AAGGTGTTTGAGAGACTCCACCTCATGTACACCGTCGGGTACTCGGTTTCTCTCGCATCGCTGATGGTGGCCGTCTCCATCCTCTGCTACTTCAA GCGCCTCCACTGCACACGCAATTACATCCAcattcacctcttcacctccttcataTGTCGAGCAGTCAGCATCTTCGTGAAGGACGCGGTGCTCTACTCCATCTCCGATGACAGCCGGGCTGAGCCTGACCTCACTGCACAGAAGCCAAATATG GCCGGTTGTAAAGTCGCTGTCACTCTCTTCCTGTATTTCCTGGCAACCAATCACTACTGGATCCTGGTGGAGGGGTTGTACCTACACAGCCTCATCTTCATGGCCTTCCTCTCCGACAAGAGCTACCTGTGGGCCCTCACCATCATCGGCTGGG GTGTtccagctgtgtttgtgtccatttGGGTCAGTGCACGAGCTTCGCTGGCCGACACGCA ATGTTGGGACATCAGTGCCGGGAACCTAAAGTGGATCTACCAAGTTCCCATTCTGGCAGCCATTGTT GTGAATTTCCTCCTATTTGTCAACATAATCCGAGTTCTGGCCTCTAAACTGTGGGAAACCAACACTGGCAAACTGGATCCTCGACAGCAGTACCG GAAGCTGCTCAAGTCCACATTAGTGCTCATGCCGTTGTTCGGCGTTCACTACATGGTGTTCATGGCTCTTCCCTACACTGACGTCACTGGGCTGCTGTGGCAGGTGCAGATGCATTATGAGATGTTCTTCAACTCCTCCCAG GGCTTCTTTGTTGCATTTATCTACTGTTTCTGCAATGGGGAG GTGCAGGCGGAGGTGAAGAAGGCCTGGCTGAGACGCAGCCTCGCTCAGGACCTCAAACAGAAAACCCGGATGACCAGCAGCGGCGGTGGAGGCAGCTGTTACTACGGCGGCATGATGTCACACACCACCACGCACAGTGTCAGCTTGTCTGCCGTCAACCCCAGAGTGCTTCCCTTCACAGGAGCTGCGTTGGGAtcaggtggagctgctggtggggggtcaggggtcaggctGCCACGCCACAACttgctgcaaacacaaaccacccaGCTTGGATTTGTTCCTGGTGACACGGAGACCTCAGGTGTCTTTGCCACGCACGTCAGAACCAGCCAAGGGAACAATGACTCCAAAAGTCACGCGCTACCTTCGATCCAATCGTCTGGAGCTGAAGATCCAGAAAACTCTTTAACTCTGAAAGAGCTGGAGACCATCTTGTGA
- the LOC133027855 gene encoding translational activator of cytochrome c oxidase 1 — MVGAAVLRALRTPLLRSLAAASCRCSAPVETLLSPALRVFSPPWSSCSVRPLQLCPPLCAGHNKWSKVKHIKGPKDEARGRMFMKLGMMIKIAVKEGGTNPDMNLNLAHLLEQCRTKNMPKASIDTAIKSAEKAKPVSQQMFEARGPGGCLLLIEVLTDNNTRSHQEVKRLLNKNGGMLSDGVRHNFTKRGVVGAAGDTISAERALELAIEAGAEDVQETEDEEELPLLKFICDTTDLSKVRASLEKLGMQITSSGMEFIPNNMLSLDQDQLEAASSLVEALTDCPDVVRVWDNIQADS, encoded by the exons ATGGTGGGGGCGGCGGTGCTGCGGGCTCTCCGGACCCCTCTCCTCCGGTCCCTAGCGGCGGCCTCCTGCCGGTGCTCGGCCCCGGTGGAGACCCTCCTGTCCCCGGCTCTTCGTGTGTTCTCTCCCCCGTGGTCCAGCTGCTCCGTGCGGCCGCTGCAGCTCTGCCCCCCGCTGTGTGCCGGACACAACAAGTGGTCCAAGGTGAAGCACATCAAGGGTCCCAAGGATGAGGCGAGGGGCCGGATGTTCATGAAGCTCGGCATGATGATTAAGATCGCAGTGAAAG AAGGTGGGACAAACCCGGACATGAATTTAAACTTAGCTCACTTACTGGAGCAGTGCCGGACCAAGAACATGCCCAAAGCCTCCATCGACACAGCCATCAAGAGTGCG GAGAAAGCCAAACCAGTGTCCCAGCAGATGTTTGAAGCTCGGGGGCCTGGTGGATGTCTGCTGCTCATCGAGGTTCTCACCGACAACAACACCCGCAGCCACCAGGAAGTTAAACGCCTGCTCAACAAGAACGG TGGGATGCTGTCCGACGGGGTTCGCCACAACTTCACCAagaggggggtggtgggggcgGCGGGCGACACCATCTCGGCGGAAAGAGCTCTGGAGCTGGCCATCGAGGCCGGAGCCGAAGACGTCCAAGAGacggaggatgaggaggagctgcctCTCCTGAag TTCATCTGTGACACGACGGACCTGAGCAAGGTGCGAGCCTCGCTGGAGAAGCTGGGAATGCAGATCACGTCTTCTGGGATGGAGTTTATTCCCAACAACATGTTGTCTCTGGACCAGGACCAGCTGGAGGCTGCCTCATCACTAGTAGAGGCTCTGACTGACTGTCCAGACGTAGTTAGAGTGTGGGACAATATCCAGGCTGACAGCTGA